The Mauremys reevesii isolate NIE-2019 linkage group 13, ASM1616193v1, whole genome shotgun sequence genome contains a region encoding:
- the LOC120380033 gene encoding olfactory receptor 12-like codes for MEPVRKVNHTGVKEFILLGFGRGLWFQIVPFVMFLVIYIITVLGNTILVLIIRADSHLHTPMYFFLKNLSFLDFCCSSSVAPSAMVSFLAGSKAISYNGCATQFFFITVFLTTKAFLLTVMAYDRYSAICNPLLYPVTMSKWVCIQLVAGSYICGCVNSMVQTGFTFTLNHCGSNEIDNFFCDGPPLISLSCSDTYVNYLVMFTFCGLIIVSTALIVLISYIYIISTILRIRSAEGRHRAFSTCTSHMMVVTLFYGSTALMYAQPSKLASLFPRKAMSVFYTLFVPMLNPFIYSLRNKEVKDSLRRIVGKKCLKK; via the coding sequence ATGGAGCCAGTAAGAAAAGTAAACCACACAGGAGTGAAAGAATTCATCCTGCTGGGGTTTGGAAGAGGTCTGTGGTTCCAGATTGTCCCCTTTGTGATGTTCCTGGTGATTTACATCATAACCGTGCTGGGAAACACCATCCTGGTCCTCATCATTAGAGCTGACTCTCACCTTcatacccccatgtacttcttcctcaaGAATCTGTCCTTCTTAGACTTCTGCTGCTCTTCCTCTGTTGCCCCCAGTGCCATGGTGAGCTTCCTAGCAGGGAGTAAAGCCATTTCCTACAATGGATGTGCCACCCAATTCTTCTTCATCACTGTCTTCCTCACCACCAAAGCATTTCTGCTTACAGTGATGGCGTATGATAGATACTCCGCCATCTGCAACCCACTCTTGTATCCCGTCACCATGTCCAAGTGGGTTTGCATTCAGCTGGTTGCAGGGTCATATATCTGCGGCTGTGTGAATTCAATGGTGCAAACAGGTTTCACCTTTACATTGAACCATTGTGGGTCTAATGAGATTGATAATTTCTTCTGTGATGGCCCTCCCTTGATTAGTCTCTCCTGTAGTGACACGTATGTCAATTATCTTGTGATGTTTACCTTCTGTGGCCTCATCATAGTGAGCACTGCCCTGATTGTGCTCATCTCCTATATCtatatcatctccaccatcctcaGGATTCGCTCTGCTGAAGGCAGACAcagagccttctccacctgcacctcCCATATGATGGTTGTGACTTTATTTTATGGGTCCACTGCTTTGATGTACGCCCAACCCAGTAAGCTAGCTTCTCTGTTCCCAAGGAAAGCGATGTCTGTGTTTTATACGCTTTTTGTTCCCATGTTGAATCCCTTCATCTACAGCCTTAGAAACAAGGAAGTGAAAGATTCTTTAAGAAGGATTGTGGGCAAGAAATGTTTGAAAAAATGA